A window of the Chryseobacterium arthrosphaerae genome harbors these coding sequences:
- a CDS encoding BaiN/RdsA family NAD(P)/FAD-dependent oxidoreductase has protein sequence MKQIIIIGGGAAGFFCASNLDGNKYSITILEQNSDVLQKVKISGGGRCNVTHACFDPRDLVQFYPRGNKELLSVFTKFQPGDTMEWFDQRNVPLKVENDNRTFPESNSSQTIINTFLDETRKKNVTVKTKCTVKEIEKQDEKYIVRTNSGDFEADYIVYTTGSSPKSLKIVEHLGHKIVPLVPSLFTFNIKDELLKDLPGTSFENAGISIPQVKTDESGPLLITHWGLSGPAVLKISAWEAISLAKLKYNFEIEVNFISTDMDEAEEMFQNFKQNNPKKSIGQSRIFEITNRFWQKILEISKIDLNKQVANISGKEMQKILENLCKKKFQVTGKSTFKDEFVTAGGVDLKEINFKNMSSKLLPNFYIAGEVLNIDAVTGGFNFQACWSEGWLIAQDLNTL, from the coding sequence ATGAAACAGATCATCATAATCGGAGGCGGTGCTGCAGGCTTTTTCTGCGCATCCAACCTTGACGGAAATAAATACAGTATTACGATTTTAGAACAGAACTCAGACGTCCTTCAGAAAGTAAAAATTTCGGGAGGAGGGCGTTGTAATGTGACCCACGCCTGCTTTGACCCCAGAGATCTGGTACAGTTTTATCCCCGCGGAAATAAAGAATTATTAAGTGTTTTCACCAAATTCCAGCCGGGAGACACCATGGAATGGTTTGACCAGCGAAATGTTCCGCTGAAAGTAGAAAATGACAACAGAACGTTTCCTGAAAGCAATTCTTCCCAGACCATCATCAATACTTTTTTGGATGAAACCCGGAAGAAGAATGTTACGGTAAAAACAAAATGCACGGTAAAAGAAATTGAAAAACAGGATGAAAAATATATAGTAAGAACAAATTCCGGTGATTTTGAAGCCGATTATATCGTTTATACTACCGGAAGTTCTCCAAAATCACTGAAAATCGTTGAACATCTCGGACATAAGATTGTTCCTCTTGTTCCTTCTCTTTTTACATTTAATATTAAAGATGAACTGCTGAAAGATCTCCCGGGAACCAGCTTTGAAAACGCCGGGATCTCAATTCCCCAAGTGAAAACAGATGAAAGCGGACCATTGTTAATTACTCATTGGGGGCTTTCCGGACCTGCTGTTCTGAAGATTTCGGCATGGGAAGCCATTAGCCTTGCTAAACTTAAATATAACTTTGAAATAGAAGTCAACTTTATCTCGACAGATATGGATGAAGCTGAGGAGATGTTTCAGAATTTTAAACAAAATAATCCTAAAAAAAGCATCGGACAATCCAGGATTTTTGAAATCACCAACCGATTCTGGCAGAAAATTTTAGAAATTTCAAAGATTGACCTTAACAAACAGGTGGCTAATATTTCCGGAAAAGAAATGCAGAAAATCCTGGAAAATCTCTGTAAAAAGAAATTTCAGGTAACAGGGAAATCGACTTTCAAAGATGAGTTCGTAACCGCAGGAGGTGTTGATTTAAAGGAAATTAACTTCAAAAATATGTCTTCAAAGCTTCTTCCTAATTTCTATATTGCCGGAGAGGTTTTAAATATAGATGCCGTAACAGGTGGATTCAATTTTCAGGCCTGCTGGAGTGAAGGATGGCTGATTGCACAGGACTTAAATACTTTATAA
- a CDS encoding acyl-CoA thioesterase, which produces MIFYHKFEVRWSDLDANKHLANSSYVQYCAQARMAFMTKEKMGVTQLSRWGIGPVILHERYSFFKEIYADQTVIVSVEIDGCSEDSSIYRFVHKFYTPDGVHCATSEATGVWIDMMLRKMTTPPDDVVEAMNKYKSPETVVLSKEDFKKLPFHPHNIDPAEINI; this is translated from the coding sequence ATGATTTTCTACCATAAATTTGAAGTGCGGTGGAGCGACCTTGATGCCAACAAACACTTAGCCAATTCGTCCTATGTACAATATTGTGCGCAAGCCAGAATGGCTTTTATGACCAAAGAGAAAATGGGTGTTACCCAGTTGAGCAGATGGGGAATCGGCCCGGTAATCCTGCATGAAAGATATTCTTTCTTCAAAGAGATCTATGCAGATCAGACAGTAATCGTAAGTGTGGAAATAGACGGATGCTCAGAAGATTCATCCATCTACCGTTTCGTACACAAGTTCTATACGCCGGACGGAGTGCACTGTGCCACTTCAGAAGCTACGGGAGTATGGATCGATATGATGCTCAGAAAAATGACAACTCCACCGGATGATGTGGTGGAAGCGATGAATAAGTATAAAAGCCCGGAAACTGTGGTACTGTCAAAAGAAGACTTCAAAAAACTTCCTTTCCATCCACACAATATCGACCCGGCAGAAATTAATATCTAA
- the thiL gene encoding thiamine-phosphate kinase: MFEDKSQELTPISKLGEFGLIKHLTEHFPLSNTSSELGVGDDAAVINPDNKKVVLTTDVLAEGVHFNLGYVPLKHLGYKAVVVNLSDIAAMNATPTQILVSLAVSNRFPVEALEEIYSGIQAACARYKVDLIGGDTTSSNSGLVMSITAVGIENEENLVKRNGAKPNDLLVVTGDLGGAYMGLQILEREHAVYLANPNMQPEMEGYDYILERQLKPEARTDVKKILEELGIKPTSMIDISDGLASEILHLSDQSNVGFRLYEEKVPMDSLTISTADEMNLNPVMTALSGGEDYELLFTIAPGDFDKIKNHPDFTIIGHAVDKEEGNFMVARGSNQLVALTAQGWDAFLSQQN, from the coding sequence ATGTTTGAAGATAAATCACAGGAATTGACCCCCATTTCAAAACTGGGAGAATTCGGTCTTATTAAGCATCTGACTGAGCATTTTCCTTTATCCAATACATCTTCGGAACTTGGAGTAGGAGATGATGCGGCAGTTATCAACCCGGACAACAAAAAAGTGGTTCTTACTACTGATGTTCTGGCAGAAGGAGTGCATTTCAATCTCGGTTATGTTCCGTTGAAGCATTTAGGCTACAAGGCAGTGGTGGTAAACCTCAGCGATATTGCTGCAATGAATGCCACGCCAACGCAGATCCTGGTTTCTCTGGCAGTTTCCAACCGTTTTCCGGTAGAAGCCCTGGAAGAAATCTATTCCGGAATTCAGGCGGCCTGTGCAAGGTATAAAGTTGACCTTATCGGCGGTGATACCACAAGCTCCAACTCAGGACTGGTGATGAGCATTACGGCAGTAGGAATTGAAAATGAAGAGAATCTCGTAAAGAGAAACGGAGCAAAACCGAACGATCTTCTTGTGGTAACAGGAGATTTGGGAGGAGCTTATATGGGATTACAGATTCTGGAAAGAGAACATGCCGTTTATCTTGCGAACCCTAATATGCAGCCGGAAATGGAAGGCTACGACTATATCCTGGAAAGACAGCTGAAGCCTGAGGCAAGAACAGACGTTAAAAAGATCCTGGAGGAACTGGGCATCAAACCTACCTCCATGATCGATATTTCAGATGGTCTGGCTTCAGAAATCCTTCACCTATCAGATCAGTCCAATGTAGGATTCAGACTGTATGAAGAAAAAGTTCCGATGGACAGTCTTACGATTTCCACTGCCGATGAAATGAACCTGAATCCGGTAATGACAGCATTAAGTGGAGGTGAAGATTACGAACTGCTGTTCACCATTGCACCGGGAGATTTTGATAAAATTAAAAATCATCCGGACTTCACCATTATAGGACATGCTGTAGACAAAGAAGAAGGAAACTTTATGGTCGCAAGAGGATCGAACCAACTGGTTGCCCTTACTGCTCAGGGGTGGGATGCTTTTTTAAGCCAGCAAAACTGA
- a CDS encoding AraC family transcriptional regulator, which produces MTTPEKEIPVHHLTSEEFQMSTLSAAGPENFHEVHRHNFFEIIWFREVFESSRLELDFESYKLENNQICIIAPGQAFNMKIEGEEGYAMAISREIFNEACDIESVLTGGELPFFLNPENETTCSTLISLIEQEYKGASRTELLKAYLKAFCIIIGEQITPQEPLQNDRQRIQELVGLIEKYYITHKETKFYAEKLKISTHHLNDIVRLLRGTTVKKMINQRIVLEAKRELSFGALTVKEIAFKLGFNDASYFSRFFKKHTGQNPDYFKNNEKR; this is translated from the coding sequence ATGACTACACCAGAAAAAGAAATCCCGGTTCACCATCTGACCTCTGAAGAGTTCCAGATGAGTACCCTGAGTGCGGCAGGTCCGGAGAACTTTCATGAGGTGCACCGGCACAATTTTTTTGAAATTATCTGGTTCAGGGAAGTATTTGAAAGCAGCCGTTTGGAATTGGATTTTGAGAGCTATAAACTGGAGAACAATCAGATCTGCATCATTGCACCGGGGCAGGCATTCAATATGAAAATAGAAGGCGAGGAGGGATATGCCATGGCGATAAGCCGGGAAATTTTCAACGAAGCCTGTGATATAGAATCTGTGCTTACAGGAGGGGAACTTCCCTTTTTTTTAAATCCTGAAAATGAAACTACCTGCAGTACACTCATATCACTGATCGAGCAGGAATATAAAGGAGCATCAAGAACAGAACTTTTAAAGGCTTATCTGAAGGCTTTCTGTATCATCATCGGAGAACAGATTACTCCTCAGGAACCTTTACAGAATGACCGTCAGCGTATTCAGGAACTGGTAGGGCTCATTGAGAAATATTATATAACGCACAAAGAAACAAAATTCTACGCAGAGAAATTAAAGATAAGCACTCATCACCTTAATGATATTGTACGCCTTTTGAGAGGGACAACGGTGAAGAAAATGATCAATCAGCGCATTGTTCTTGAAGCGAAAAGAGAACTCAGCTTTGGAGCCCTTACTGTGAAGGAGATTGCTTTTAAACTCGGTTTTAACGATGCTTCATATTTTTCGAGGTTTTTCAAGAAACATACGGGACAGAATCCCGATTATTTTAAGAATAATGAAAAAAGGTAA
- a CDS encoding multidrug effflux MFS transporter has protein sequence MKKLGIVVFILALLNTLESLSIDLYLPAFPSMAKIFNTDIGHIQISISVFFAGFAFGQLLWGPLSDKKGRKPMLYCGLLLFIIGATAIYFTSDIYVLWAMRFLQAFGGSAGIVIGRAIIIDLYDKQKSVTIFSQQSQISGIAPIVAPLIGSVFLKYWGWNSSFAFLCIMGLITFFMVYRYIPETNKRIGLPDHELQDEKGLMEQLKMIISNRDFINSTMVGSIAFASLIIYISNAPFLFMELHGFSSGTFSFIFAFNSLALITAAYITPKLIRRISNSSLLFIATIVLLVVCTLHILIAAENLSVALEIAMLYLSLLAIGILFPITSAHALSPFKEGRGTAAALLGFMQLMVTFLMSGLIGLLEADSIIPMVVTRAGMALIAVWFGYQIFKGKEVPVQQSVA, from the coding sequence ATGAAGAAGTTAGGTATTGTAGTGTTTATTCTGGCACTACTCAACACGTTGGAATCTCTGAGTATAGATCTTTATCTTCCTGCTTTCCCAAGCATGGCCAAAATTTTTAATACCGATATCGGGCATATCCAGATCTCTATTTCTGTATTTTTTGCAGGATTTGCTTTCGGACAGCTTTTATGGGGTCCATTATCAGACAAAAAAGGCCGTAAGCCTATGCTGTATTGTGGGTTATTACTTTTCATTATAGGGGCTACAGCCATCTATTTTACATCAGATATTTATGTCTTATGGGCAATGCGTTTTCTGCAGGCTTTCGGGGGAAGTGCCGGAATTGTGATCGGAAGAGCCATTATTATCGACCTTTATGATAAACAAAAATCCGTAACAATTTTCTCCCAGCAATCCCAGATCAGCGGAATTGCTCCCATTGTTGCTCCTTTGATCGGAAGTGTTTTCCTGAAATACTGGGGTTGGAACAGCTCATTTGCTTTCCTATGCATTATGGGGCTGATCACTTTCTTTATGGTATACAGATATATCCCGGAAACGAATAAAAGAATCGGTCTTCCTGATCACGAATTACAGGATGAAAAAGGATTAATGGAGCAGCTGAAGATGATCATTTCCAACCGGGATTTTATCAACAGTACGATGGTGGGGAGCATCGCTTTTGCCTCCCTTATTATTTATATTTCCAATGCCCCGTTTTTATTTATGGAGCTTCACGGGTTTTCCAGCGGGACATTCAGCTTTATATTTGCTTTTAATTCATTAGCCCTGATAACGGCGGCTTATATTACTCCAAAGCTTATCAGGAGAATAAGCAATTCCAGTCTGTTATTTATTGCTACGATTGTACTGTTGGTGGTATGTACCCTGCATATTCTGATTGCTGCTGAAAACCTTTCTGTCGCACTTGAAATTGCAATGCTGTACCTGTCATTGCTGGCTATCGGAATTTTATTCCCCATTACTTCTGCACATGCACTTTCTCCTTTTAAAGAGGGAAGGGGTACAGCTGCGGCACTGCTTGGATTCATGCAGTTGATGGTTACCTTTTTAATGTCCGGACTGATAGGTTTATTGGAAGCCGATTCTATCATTCCGATGGTGGTGACCCGGGCCGGAATGGCACTGATCGCTGTATGGTTCGGATATCAGATCTTCAAGGGTAAAGAAGTTCCAGTACAGCAGTCTGTTGCCTAA
- a CDS encoding DUF6268 family outer membrane beta-barrel protein encodes MKRNLLTAFCCLLPLGYWVSAQTGISAELKTEYVPSSNYIRPEDSVKTNSKSDFKRVDLNLSIPLSVKKDKEGKVKAWSMLLSGSYAKMAHKNYETPLFPDQMLNAQVGLQHIRPLGKKWSMMMMASVGVYTDMEKVSFDDVLGQGGIVFIRHFNPNLALGAGPVLTTAFGVPMVLPWIYFDWKTNGKVKFRINFPEGAEAGYQFSDAFTLKAVVNLSGMTVERNKDGKSMMFGYQQITAGLRPEIRVNDKLSIGITGGSTLVRSFTESERKIKSIFKDKKMADPRFSSTFYGAVSLRWNLP; translated from the coding sequence ATGAAAAGAAACCTTTTGACGGCTTTTTGCTGTCTGTTGCCGTTAGGGTATTGGGTGAGCGCACAAACAGGAATTTCTGCGGAGCTTAAAACAGAATATGTTCCTTCCTCTAATTACATTCGCCCGGAAGACAGTGTAAAGACGAACTCCAAAAGTGATTTTAAAAGGGTAGACCTGAACCTGAGTATTCCGCTATCTGTAAAAAAAGATAAGGAAGGGAAGGTAAAAGCATGGTCTATGCTCCTTAGCGGATCCTATGCAAAAATGGCACACAAAAATTATGAAACCCCGTTATTTCCGGATCAGATGCTGAACGCCCAGGTCGGATTACAGCATATAAGACCCTTAGGAAAAAAATGGAGTATGATGATGATGGCTTCAGTGGGTGTATACACTGATATGGAAAAAGTAAGCTTTGATGATGTTTTGGGGCAGGGAGGAATCGTGTTTATCAGACATTTCAACCCTAATCTTGCTTTGGGAGCGGGCCCTGTTCTTACGACGGCATTTGGAGTTCCAATGGTTCTGCCATGGATCTATTTCGATTGGAAAACCAACGGAAAGGTTAAATTCAGAATTAATTTCCCGGAAGGTGCAGAAGCCGGATATCAGTTTTCAGATGCTTTTACTTTAAAAGCTGTGGTTAACCTCAGCGGAATGACCGTAGAAAGGAATAAAGACGGTAAATCTATGATGTTTGGTTATCAGCAGATCACAGCAGGTCTCCGGCCGGAAATCAGGGTCAATGATAAGTTGAGCATAGGAATTACGGGAGGATCAACCTTGGTGAGAAGCTTCACGGAAAGTGAAAGAAAAATCAAAAGCATTTTCAAAGACAAAAAAATGGCAGATCCCAGATTCTCCAGCACTTTCTACGGAGCTGTATCCTTACGTTGGAATTTACCTTAA
- a CDS encoding LytR/AlgR family response regulator transcription factor: MSSNIPKMKCLIIDDEPLARFHLKELAGQIDFLSVEGTYATALEADAKVKESETDLLFLDINMPYLNGIDFLEQLENPPLCIFTTAYSEYALEGFRLQVVDYLLKPIAFNRFYQAVNKAQQQFIINEKLKKNTPLDDPFLYVRQSDTFIKVSWVDILYIESMQNYTKLHFKDKSLVIHQTMKAIEESLPSEHFFRIHKSFLINIIHIDMISGGRLFINKTELPISRTRKEELLNQVVYKKLISK; encoded by the coding sequence ATGAGCTCTAATATTCCTAAAATGAAATGCCTTATTATTGATGATGAACCTCTGGCAAGATTCCATCTTAAAGAACTGGCCGGTCAGATTGATTTTTTATCGGTTGAAGGAACATACGCAACAGCATTGGAAGCTGACGCAAAGGTAAAGGAAAGCGAAACAGATCTTCTTTTCCTGGATATCAATATGCCCTATCTGAATGGTATTGACTTCCTTGAACAGCTTGAAAACCCGCCTTTATGCATTTTCACAACGGCTTATTCCGAGTATGCGCTGGAAGGATTCCGTCTTCAGGTGGTGGATTATCTTTTAAAGCCTATTGCCTTTAACCGGTTTTATCAGGCTGTAAATAAAGCACAGCAACAGTTCATCATTAATGAAAAACTAAAGAAAAATACCCCTCTGGATGATCCTTTTCTCTATGTAAGGCAATCTGATACCTTTATCAAGGTTTCCTGGGTAGATATTTTATATATTGAAAGTATGCAGAACTATACCAAGCTGCACTTTAAGGATAAATCCCTGGTCATTCATCAAACCATGAAAGCGATTGAAGAATCGTTGCCTTCCGAACATTTTTTCAGGATCCATAAATCATTTTTAATCAACATCATTCATATTGATATGATCTCCGGTGGCCGTCTGTTCATCAATAAAACAGAGCTTCCTATTTCCCGTACCCGAAAAGAAGAACTGCTCAATCAGGTGGTGTATAAGAAGCTGATCAGTAAATAA
- a CDS encoding sensor histidine kinase has translation MTKSLVFKEYIFTFIFWLVLAIVLWFNFQSTTESYLAMIQAAIIAAFSFAFTHFLTNKLLPKALREKKMKLFLIQLVMVIFMLSLVFSVIFTYLEVEPKEQLPENFRDQLPFLWKGFYMSLPASFLINGAACGVKFYNEHGRIERDHILLQQAHLENQLKLLQDQINPHVVFNILNHIHILMKTDTQLADFLLMKFSDILRYQLYHCNQAMVPLDKEIEYLQNLVEVEKLRWGNELDVKAQWQINNRKAFIAPLLLVPFIENAFKYVCRLPGHKGYVKISCKEKDNQLYFYVENSYSDMATYKKKDGTGGIGLQNVKKRLKLQYPDFHDLNIESDNHIFRITLILKLSDSYEL, from the coding sequence ATGACAAAATCTCTTGTTTTCAAAGAATACATATTTACCTTTATTTTCTGGCTTGTACTGGCCATTGTATTGTGGTTTAATTTCCAGAGCACAACAGAAAGTTATCTGGCGATGATCCAGGCTGCGATTATTGCCGCATTTTCGTTTGCATTTACGCATTTTTTAACCAATAAGCTTTTGCCGAAAGCTCTTCGGGAAAAGAAAATGAAACTGTTTCTGATACAGCTGGTAATGGTTATTTTCATGCTTAGTCTCGTTTTCTCCGTTATATTCACATATCTTGAAGTTGAACCTAAAGAGCAACTTCCGGAAAACTTCAGAGATCAGCTGCCTTTTTTGTGGAAGGGCTTTTATATGTCTCTGCCCGCCTCATTCCTCATCAACGGAGCAGCATGTGGTGTAAAATTTTACAATGAACATGGAAGAATAGAACGAGATCATATTCTCCTTCAGCAGGCTCATCTGGAAAACCAGCTTAAGCTTTTACAGGATCAGATCAATCCGCATGTAGTATTTAATATCCTGAATCATATCCATATTCTGATGAAAACGGATACCCAGCTGGCTGATTTTTTACTGATGAAATTTTCAGACATTCTAAGATATCAGCTGTATCATTGTAATCAGGCTATGGTTCCTTTGGATAAAGAGATTGAGTATCTTCAGAATCTTGTAGAAGTAGAAAAACTGAGGTGGGGGAATGAACTGGATGTAAAAGCCCAATGGCAAATCAATAACAGAAAAGCTTTTATTGCTCCATTACTTTTGGTTCCTTTTATAGAAAATGCATTTAAATACGTTTGCAGGCTTCCGGGGCATAAAGGTTATGTGAAAATCTCCTGTAAAGAAAAAGACAATCAGCTCTATTTTTATGTGGAAAATTCCTACTCAGATATGGCAACTTATAAAAAGAAGGACGGAACCGGCGGAATTGGCCTTCAAAATGTAAAAAAACGTTTAAAATTACAATATCCCGACTTCCATGATCTGAATATAGAATCCGATAATCACATCTTTAGAATAACATTAATACTAAAACTATCTGACAGTTATGAGCTCTAA
- a CDS encoding porin family protein, which produces MKQQFLALCALLLCFACSVKIQAQQKPAVHFGIKGGANFTKTSTESSSLEGKYGFGYQAGVMTRVDIGSLYVQGEALLNKRKTSYEEKSGGSAKLTWNAIDIPVVVGYKIIKTDDFNVRAFAGGVYSYAFNNRLSTSEVIQEGFKNFDKSNIGITGGIGVDYKNFTVDLRYEKGLSNISKEFKSKPHSFSLGIGYFLF; this is translated from the coding sequence ATGAAACAACAATTTTTAGCATTATGCGCTTTGCTGCTGTGCTTCGCCTGTTCCGTGAAAATTCAGGCACAACAAAAACCGGCTGTACACTTTGGAATCAAAGGGGGGGCAAATTTTACAAAAACCTCAACGGAATCCTCTTCCTTGGAAGGGAAATACGGTTTCGGCTATCAGGCAGGTGTGATGACAAGAGTAGATATTGGAAGCCTGTATGTACAAGGAGAAGCACTACTCAACAAAAGAAAAACATCATACGAAGAAAAATCTGGTGGTTCCGCAAAACTGACCTGGAATGCTATTGATATTCCTGTAGTGGTAGGGTATAAAATCATTAAAACCGATGACTTCAATGTAAGGGCCTTCGCAGGCGGTGTTTACAGCTACGCCTTCAACAACAGGCTTTCAACTTCAGAAGTAATACAGGAAGGTTTCAAAAATTTTGACAAATCCAATATCGGAATTACAGGAGGGATAGGTGTGGATTATAAAAATTTCACGGTAGATCTCAGGTATGAAAAAGGACTTTCGAATATCAGTAAGGAATTTAAATCCAAACCTCACAGCTTTAGCCTTGGGATAGGTTATTTCCTGTTCTGA
- a CDS encoding energy transducer TonB, with product MKKFLALACIFTFILGSAQVSEFQRADSRYERKKNALYNKYPKPNDLRTKKEWLLTEDKISTYKDALDKASAEGQKMIALDPPVKSKLTKEAEYDQGKVSFQKFLYEAVDLDFLNFSSDTYKATMTFVVDSKGNALDPQVKGNNEDVNAFIEAAFYRIKDKGKWKPAEDKGKPVSSTVTVPLQLTFKK from the coding sequence ATGAAAAAGTTCCTGGCATTAGCATGTATTTTCACTTTTATTCTCGGAAGTGCCCAGGTCTCTGAATTCCAGAGAGCAGATTCCCGGTATGAAAGAAAGAAAAACGCTTTGTATAATAAATATCCCAAGCCTAATGATTTAAGGACTAAGAAAGAATGGCTTCTTACCGAAGACAAAATATCAACATATAAGGATGCTTTGGATAAAGCCTCTGCTGAAGGACAGAAAATGATCGCTTTAGATCCGCCTGTAAAATCAAAGCTTACTAAAGAAGCTGAATATGATCAGGGGAAAGTGTCTTTTCAAAAGTTTTTATATGAAGCAGTTGATCTTGATTTTCTCAACTTTTCATCTGACACCTACAAAGCCACAATGACTTTTGTAGTGGATTCTAAAGGAAATGCCCTTGATCCTCAGGTAAAAGGGAACAATGAGGATGTCAACGCTTTCATTGAAGCGGCTTTTTACCGCATTAAAGACAAGGGAAAATGGAAGCCGGCAGAGGACAAAGGAAAACCTGTCTCTTCTACCGTCACTGTTCCTTTACAGTTAACATTCAAAAAATAA
- the pepT gene encoding peptidase T: MSTIEFSPLWKEKLLNRFLSYVKIYSTSDAESESTPSTERQWDIANYITEELRTIGLENVSIDEHGYIMGYVPSNLENDDRPTIGFISHYDTSPDFSGENVKPQVWENYDGNDLLLNQTTGFTLSPSRFESLKKYIGQTLITTDGNTLLGADDKAGCAEIVTAAEYLIAHPEIKHGRIAVGFTPDEEIGRGAHKFDVAKFGAEWAYTMDGGEVGELEYENFNAAGAVVKIHGLSVHPGYAYGKMINAALLAAEFAQMLPANETPSTTKGFDGFYHLMDITADISEAKLQYIIRDHDADKFEARKKFMEEKVAEFNEKHGKGTAEVEIKEQYRNMKQQFEGKMHIVDLAAKAMTEAGIEPKIKAIRGGTDGAQLSYMGLPCPNIFAGGINFHGPYEYVALESMEKATEVIINIVKA; this comes from the coding sequence ATGAGTACAATAGAATTCAGCCCATTGTGGAAAGAAAAATTACTGAACCGTTTTCTCAGTTATGTAAAAATATATTCAACCAGTGATGCAGAAAGTGAATCTACGCCTTCTACTGAGCGCCAGTGGGATATTGCCAATTATATCACAGAAGAACTGAGAACGATCGGTTTGGAAAATGTTTCAATTGATGAGCACGGTTATATTATGGGCTATGTTCCTTCTAATCTTGAGAATGATGACAGGCCGACGATAGGATTCATTTCACACTACGACACATCACCGGATTTCAGTGGGGAAAATGTAAAACCTCAGGTTTGGGAAAATTATGACGGTAATGACCTTCTGCTGAACCAGACGACAGGGTTTACCTTATCACCGTCCAGATTTGAAAGTTTAAAAAAATATATCGGTCAGACGTTGATCACCACTGACGGAAATACCCTTCTTGGAGCTGATGACAAAGCAGGCTGTGCAGAAATTGTAACAGCAGCAGAATATCTTATCGCTCATCCTGAAATCAAACACGGAAGAATTGCTGTAGGATTTACTCCGGATGAAGAAATCGGAAGAGGGGCTCACAAATTCGATGTGGCTAAATTCGGTGCTGAATGGGCGTACACAATGGATGGCGGAGAAGTTGGAGAACTTGAATATGAGAACTTTAACGCTGCCGGAGCTGTTGTAAAAATCCATGGACTAAGTGTACACCCGGGATATGCTTACGGTAAAATGATCAATGCGGCTTTGCTGGCTGCTGAATTTGCACAGATGCTTCCTGCCAATGAAACGCCTTCTACAACTAAAGGATTTGATGGTTTCTATCATTTAATGGATATTACTGCAGATATCTCTGAAGCTAAACTTCAATACATCATCCGTGATCACGATGCTGATAAATTTGAAGCCAGAAAGAAATTCATGGAAGAAAAAGTTGCCGAATTCAACGAAAAGCATGGTAAAGGGACTGCTGAAGTAGAGATCAAAGAGCAGTACAGAAACATGAAACAGCAGTTTGAAGGGAAAATGCATATTGTAGATCTTGCAGCAAAAGCAATGACCGAAGCAGGCATTGAACCTAAGATCAAAGCCATCAGAGGAGGTACAGACGGTGCACAATTGTCCTACATGGGACTTCCGTGTCCGAATATCTTTGCCGGAGGAATCAACTTCCACGGACCTTATGAATATGTCGCTTTGGAAAGCATGGAAAAAGCTACTGAAGTAATCATTAACATTGTAAAAGCTTAG